The following coding sequences lie in one Treponema sp. OMZ 790 genomic window:
- a CDS encoding SDR family NAD(P)-dependent oxidoreductase — MRKIAIVAGGSSGIGLEITKALIVKDYFVYTMSRREFAGLPQDKTNHISVDVTDEAKLTAAFADIWEKEGRIDLAVCASGFGISGAVEFTRLEEAKKQMDVNFFGAFLFIKTSASYMRPQSFGKIFVISSIAGEIAIPFQAFYSASKAALGKLLEAFHAELQPFGVNCALIMPGDVATPFTAARNKSNLGDDVYKGRISKSVSKMEKDEQKGMDPKRLGNFVASLAEKRKIKFFYPYDGTYAFLLLLYRILPRRLAFFIVKKLYAE; from the coding sequence ATGAGAAAGATAGCAATAGTCGCTGGAGGCTCAAGCGGTATAGGTCTTGAAATTACAAAAGCACTGATTGTAAAAGATTATTTTGTGTATACCATGAGCCGCAGAGAATTTGCGGGTTTACCGCAAGATAAAACTAATCATATTTCAGTTGATGTTACGGACGAAGCAAAACTGACAGCGGCTTTTGCCGATATTTGGGAAAAGGAAGGACGGATTGATTTAGCCGTATGCGCATCGGGATTCGGCATTTCGGGAGCTGTAGAGTTTACAAGACTCGAAGAGGCAAAAAAGCAAATGGATGTAAATTTTTTCGGAGCTTTTTTGTTTATAAAAACTTCAGCTTCGTATATGCGCCCCCAGTCTTTCGGAAAGATATTTGTAATCAGCTCCATAGCAGGAGAAATTGCAATTCCTTTTCAAGCCTTTTATTCGGCATCAAAGGCTGCCTTGGGAAAACTCTTAGAAGCCTTTCATGCAGAACTTCAGCCCTTCGGAGTAAATTGCGCCCTCATAATGCCCGGAGATGTTGCTACTCCTTTTACGGCAGCAAGAAATAAGTCAAATCTTGGAGATGATGTTTATAAGGGCAGAATTTCAAAAAGCGTTTCTAAAATGGAAAAAGACGAGCAAAAGGGAATGGATCCTAAAAGGCTGGGAAACTTCGTTGCCTCCCTTGCTGAAAAACGAAAGATAAAATTTTTCTATCCATATGACGGAACTTATGCCTTTCTCCTTCTACTTTATAGGATTTTACCCCGGAGGCTCGCCTTCTTTATCGTAAAAAAACTATATGCCGAATAA
- the secD gene encoding protein translocase subunit SecD produces MSKRVRFIIVLLVIALCFAFLYPTLKWYFWTNQEDKALALASREKIKDYSENMARADVDKLIDMAVSNSQEPLSENYAPLIKEAKARRKALGMEIPAQWTAQDVAASFKLSSKEKFIPTAQPLLETAYRDSILGIKNYQTNAVKLGLDLSGGMLVIIKADLDAAISADGASTETIADSKKAAMDLAMDTLRSRIDKFGLTDPVIRRQGEDRIYIEMPGAADADKINSIIMGRGILAFHIVDDEATQTFREYYRNNPGKTFDAEYNLLNPSIIPQDCMVLGVYHKDAYGIDERDDREPFLVVKKQAGLEGKHLVSVNTSADQRSNNPLVNFSLDDEGAKIFAELTTNNVGKRLAIVSDNKIKSAPNLKEAITGGAGSISGMSATEANNLKTVLRTAWLNVPLQLETQQVVGASLGDEKINEGIMALQWGLIAVLVFMLVFYKEAGINACIAQILNLYIMFSILSAFNLTLTLPSIAGMILTIGMAVDANVVVFERIKEELKLGKTREAAINAGFEHAFSAIMDSNITTFIAAFFLSILGTGPIKGFAYSLAIGVVSSVFTALFVSRLIFDFGTQTLKLNKIHISWRKLENEKNN; encoded by the coding sequence ATGAGTAAAAGAGTTAGATTTATCATTGTTCTTCTTGTTATTGCTTTGTGCTTTGCTTTTCTGTATCCTACCCTTAAATGGTATTTTTGGACAAATCAGGAAGATAAAGCCTTGGCACTGGCATCCAGAGAAAAGATTAAAGACTATTCCGAAAACATGGCCAGAGCTGATGTTGACAAGCTAATCGATATGGCCGTATCAAATTCACAAGAACCCCTTTCGGAAAACTACGCACCTCTTATTAAAGAGGCAAAAGCCCGAAGAAAGGCTCTCGGTATGGAAATTCCGGCCCAATGGACGGCCCAAGATGTTGCAGCCAGCTTTAAACTTTCTTCCAAAGAAAAGTTTATTCCTACAGCTCAACCCCTCTTGGAAACCGCATATAGGGATTCAATTTTGGGTATAAAAAACTACCAGACAAATGCCGTAAAGTTAGGACTTGACCTTTCAGGTGGTATGTTGGTAATTATCAAAGCCGACTTAGATGCAGCTATTTCTGCAGACGGGGCAAGTACCGAAACTATAGCCGATTCCAAAAAAGCTGCTATGGATTTGGCAATGGACACCCTCAGAAGCCGAATCGACAAATTCGGTCTTACGGATCCCGTTATCCGCCGTCAAGGTGAAGACAGAATCTACATCGAGATGCCCGGAGCTGCCGATGCAGATAAGATAAACTCAATTATCATGGGACGCGGTATTTTGGCTTTTCATATAGTGGATGATGAAGCCACTCAGACCTTTAGAGAATACTACCGAAACAACCCCGGAAAAACATTCGATGCAGAATACAACCTCTTAAATCCCTCAATTATCCCTCAGGATTGTATGGTTTTAGGCGTATATCACAAAGACGCATACGGAATCGATGAAAGAGACGATAGAGAACCCTTCTTGGTCGTAAAAAAACAAGCAGGCCTTGAAGGTAAGCATTTGGTAAGCGTAAATACTTCAGCAGATCAGAGATCAAACAATCCTCTTGTTAACTTTTCTCTTGATGACGAAGGAGCAAAAATCTTTGCAGAATTGACAACAAACAATGTAGGTAAACGCCTTGCTATCGTTTCAGACAACAAGATAAAATCGGCTCCAAACCTTAAAGAAGCTATCACGGGAGGAGCAGGAAGCATAAGCGGAATGTCCGCAACAGAGGCAAATAACCTCAAAACCGTTTTAAGGACTGCGTGGCTAAATGTTCCGCTCCAGCTTGAAACACAGCAAGTTGTAGGAGCCAGCTTAGGTGATGAGAAAATTAACGAAGGTATTATGGCTTTACAGTGGGGTTTAATTGCCGTTTTGGTCTTCATGCTTGTATTTTACAAAGAAGCCGGAATCAACGCATGTATTGCTCAAATTTTGAACCTTTATATAATGTTCAGTATCCTTTCGGCTTTCAACTTAACCCTTACATTACCAAGTATTGCCGGTATGATTTTAACTATCGGTATGGCCGTAGACGCCAATGTTGTAGTTTTTGAAAGAATAAAAGAAGAACTAAAATTAGGTAAAACAAGAGAAGCAGCCATAAACGCCGGTTTTGAACACGCTTTTTCTGCTATTATGGACTCAAATATCACTACCTTTATAGCAGCTTTCTTCCTATCCATCCTCGGAACAGGCCCAATTAAAGGTTTTGCATACAGTTTGGCCATAGGTGTTGTATCCTCAGTCTTTACCGCCTTATTTGTTTCACGCTTAATATTCGACTTCGGAACACAAACCCTAAAATTAAATAAGATTCATATCAGCTGGAGGAAGTTAGAAAATGAAAAAAATAATTAG
- the secF gene encoding protein translocase subunit SecF, giving the protein MKKIISFSKFFIPGIILSIGLMVFGIVGYFTKGINFGIDFQAGFIEKVKIAPTAVELSYEGPLTVSFSQNISDISITTTSLDGENKSYVFNFADNPTIQEFADSISQIEGLKVKTIASGNVLLKDLFSDSESSPRLSADVFRLHNLDKGLKPISTDEVRHALSSIPSVSVQQLGVPEDRYFQIRLADDGKYENANKELRAIISSALDAAYGPENIAVMGTDFVGSRFSSSLAKQAILLVGGALVLIFVYAMFRFQWNFSLAAILALLHDTIIMIMFISWTQMEFNSTTIAAILTIIGYSINDTIVIFDRIREKINLEPKLECNEVLDKALSEVFTRTIITTLTTMAAVVALYVFTTDSMKDFALALIVGLISGTYSSIYIASYFIALTSKGKKAGEMITRGKKAPGELSGAVV; this is encoded by the coding sequence ATGAAAAAAATAATTAGTTTTTCGAAATTTTTCATTCCGGGCATTATTCTCAGTATAGGTCTCATGGTTTTTGGAATTGTAGGCTATTTTACCAAAGGTATAAATTTCGGTATAGACTTTCAAGCAGGTTTTATCGAAAAGGTAAAAATAGCACCTACGGCAGTAGAACTATCATATGAAGGCCCTTTAACGGTTTCATTTTCGCAAAACATATCGGATATTTCTATCACAACCACTTCTTTGGATGGTGAAAATAAGTCCTATGTTTTCAATTTTGCCGATAATCCGACTATTCAGGAGTTTGCCGACAGCATCTCACAAATCGAAGGTTTAAAGGTAAAAACCATCGCTTCGGGAAATGTGCTTCTTAAAGATTTATTTTCAGATTCGGAGTCCTCTCCCCGGCTTTCGGCTGATGTGTTCAGACTTCACAATTTGGATAAGGGTTTAAAACCGATAAGCACCGACGAAGTTCGCCACGCTCTTTCTTCAATACCCTCAGTTTCTGTTCAGCAATTGGGAGTACCTGAAGACAGGTATTTTCAGATAAGACTTGCCGATGACGGAAAATATGAAAATGCAAACAAAGAATTGCGTGCGATTATAAGCTCTGCCTTGGATGCAGCCTATGGGCCTGAAAACATTGCAGTTATGGGAACAGACTTTGTAGGTTCGCGCTTTTCTTCTTCATTGGCTAAGCAAGCAATCTTATTGGTCGGAGGAGCCTTGGTCTTAATATTTGTTTACGCCATGTTCCGTTTCCAGTGGAATTTTTCGCTTGCCGCGATATTAGCCCTTCTCCACGATACTATAATCATGATTATGTTTATCTCGTGGACTCAGATGGAGTTTAACTCGACAACCATAGCGGCAATTCTTACGATTATCGGTTATTCTATAAACGATACAATCGTTATCTTTGACCGTATCCGCGAAAAGATTAACCTTGAACCCAAGCTTGAATGTAATGAAGTTTTGGATAAGGCTTTGAGTGAGGTGTTTACAAGAACAATTATTACAACCCTCACAACGATGGCGGCGGTTGTAGCCCTTTATGTATTCACTACCGATTCAATGAAAGACTTTGCTCTGGCATTAATCGTAGGTCTTATAAGCGGCACTTATTCGTCTATTTATATTGCTTCCTACTTTATAGCCCTTACCTCAAAGGGTAAAAAAGCCGGAGAGATGATTACCAGAGGCAAAAAAGCCCCCGGAGAACTTTCGGGAGCTGTTGTATAA
- a CDS encoding single-stranded DNA-binding protein, whose protein sequence is MKSLNSLIIEGNMVREPVLKTTANGTALCTFSIASNRNYKKDDEFVQETSYFDVETWASLAKLCEQNGAKGRGVRVVGRIKQDRWVGTDGKNYSKVKVVAEHVEFKPVFKNAGNKAEAKEEVLIEEKVMTF, encoded by the coding sequence ATGAAATCATTAAATTCGCTTATTATTGAGGGAAACATGGTGAGGGAACCTGTTTTAAAAACTACTGCAAACGGAACAGCTTTATGTACTTTTTCTATTGCTTCAAACAGGAATTATAAAAAAGATGATGAGTTTGTGCAGGAGACTTCCTATTTTGATGTGGAAACATGGGCCAGCCTTGCAAAATTATGTGAGCAAAACGGGGCTAAGGGCAGGGGAGTCCGCGTTGTGGGCAGAATTAAGCAGGACAGATGGGTAGGTACTGACGGCAAAAACTATAGTAAGGTAAAAGTCGTCGCAGAGCATGTGGAATTCAAACCCGTTTTTAAAAATGCGGGCAATAAGGCCGAGGCTAAGGAGGAGGTGCTTATTGAAGAAAAAGTTATGACATTTTAA
- the yajC gene encoding preprotein translocase subunit YajC, whose protein sequence is MNFMPLLQGAPQGGFGSFGFLIPMLLVFVIFYFLLIRPQKKEQQKTERMIAQLQKGDKIITIGGIHGVVSSTKEKTLIIKVDDNCKIEINRSAVGAVLKDEPPKPDFAGESEKKKPLFGKKTNDSENTDNASQNESK, encoded by the coding sequence ATGAATTTTATGCCTTTATTGCAAGGAGCTCCTCAAGGCGGTTTCGGCTCCTTCGGTTTTTTAATACCAATGCTCTTGGTTTTCGTTATTTTTTATTTTTTGCTTATCCGCCCACAGAAAAAGGAACAGCAAAAAACTGAAAGAATGATCGCTCAACTTCAAAAGGGTGACAAAATCATCACCATCGGCGGCATTCACGGTGTTGTAAGCTCAACAAAAGAAAAGACTCTTATCATAAAAGTTGATGACAACTGCAAAATCGAAATAAACCGTTCTGCAGTAGGTGCCGTTTTAAAAGACGAGCCGCCCAAACCCGATTTTGCCGGCGAAAGTGAAAAGAAAAAACCTTTATTCGGAAAAAAAACAAACGATTCCGAAAACACCGATAACGCCTCACAAAACGAATCAAAATAA